One stretch of Prunus persica cultivar Lovell chromosome G1, Prunus_persica_NCBIv2, whole genome shotgun sequence DNA includes these proteins:
- the LOC18791687 gene encoding mannosyl-oligosaccharide glucosidase GCS1 isoform X2, whose translation MSATETSVRSRAKSHSDAEDDNDRDAVTLRRTETNSRPLRDRSRSHTSIGSFNVDLKRLLGLGAFGFFVALLFIFNLVNPVREANRARGLVRSSPTSELMDTLQSEGENKESLYWGTYRPRVYLGIRSRTPRSLIAGLMWIGGNDGKSFLRHVRKDSDELSIYSWAHHDDYNFGHQVIVDHDMNLATSFFKSKGEDSGYGGDWVVRIDVRSHKSKRNEEFWRSAHLFFYLADEDGNALTLGGDNLGIRESSPLASGLRTDIGSWQLHLKSRGDVEVHYFGFKMPHTHNLSDIVQEYLEPQVRKFGPLQLPDISDKSPNILVFQISAKIPFKTDIAFISGTDLESSRVEERVSSLTGTSLTSQLMEKQREFDTKFEKSFDQPDKIDQAADEFDKHAPPGFDKQVVSQALGFIQKAWGNAQRFVKDAQNGDTHTAIHHAVTEYKQFLFNQSAKLWVDQYPKVQSVAEKASSAASYWSQKYKHVVKDLTLKGYNISGLGYLPLVPIDKKMTKAPKHGEARK comes from the exons ATGTCTGCAACTGAAACAAGTGTTCGAAGCAGAGCCAAATCCCACAGCGATGCAGAGGACGACAATGACCGCGACGCCGTTACTCTCCGGCGAACAGAGACCAATTCGAGGCCGCTTAGAGATAGAAGTAGAAGCCACACTTCAATTGGAAGTTTCAACGTCGACCTCAAGCGCCTGCTAGGGCTTGGCGCGTTTGGGTTCTTCGTCGCCTTGCTTTTTATCTTCAACCTTGTAAATCCTGTTCGAGAAGCTAACAGAGCTAGGGGACTCGTTAGGTCCTCCCCTACTTCAGAGCTCATGGATACCCTTCAG TCTGAAGGTGAGAACAAGGAGAGCTTGTATTGGGGAACATATCGCCCTCGTGTTTATCTCGGAATCCGTTCCAG GACCCCTCGGTCTTTGATTGCCGGGTTAATGTGGATTGGTGGAAATGACGGGAAAAGTTTCTTGCGCCATGTTCGCAAAGACTCTGATGAGCTGAGCATATATAGTTGGGCACATCATGATGACTACAATTTTGGACATCAAGTCATTGTTGACCATGACATGAACTTGGCCACAAGTTTCTTCAAATCTAAGGGGGAAGACAGTGGCTATGGAGGAGATTGGGTGGTTCGAATCGATGTGCGAAGCCATAA ATCTAAGCGGAATGAGGAATTTTGGAGAAGTGCGCATCTGTTTTTCTATTTGGCTGATGAAGATGGAAATGCTCTAACTTTAGGTGGTGATAATTTGGGAATTCGTGAGAGCTCTCCCCTTGCATCTGGTTTACGTACGGATATTGGAAGTTGGCAGCTACATCTAAAATCACGG GGTGATGTGGAAGTtcattattttggttttaagaTGCCTCATACTCACAATTTATCTGATATTGTCCAGGAATATCTTGAACCACAA GTAAGGAAGTTTGGTCCACTGCAGCTACCTGACATTTCTgataaatctccaaatattcTAGTTTTTCAG ATTTCTGCTAAGATTCCTTTCAAGACAgatattgcattcatatccGGAACTGATTTGGAAAGTTCAAGAGTAGAAGAACGTGTCAGCAGCCTCACAG GTACCTCACTGACCAGTCAACTGATGGAGAAGCAAAGAGAATTTGACACAAAATTTGAGAAGAGCTTTGATCAGCCTGACAAG ATAGATCAAGCCGCAGACGAGTTTGATAAGCATGCTCCTCCTGGTTTTGATAAGCAGGTTGTGAGCCAAGCTCTCGGTTTTATCCAGAAAGCATGGGGAAATGCCCAAAGATTTGTAAAGGATGCTCAAAATGGGGACACCCACACGGCTATTCATCATGCAGTTACAGAATATAAGCAGTTTCTCTTCAACCAATCTGCCAAGTTGTGGGTCGACCAGTACCCTAAAGTCCAGAGTGTGGCTGAGAAGGCTTCTTCAGCAGCTTCTTACTGGTCCCAGAAATACAAGCATGTGGTAAAGGACTTGACACTAAAAGGTTATAACATATCGGGCTTAGGCTACCTACCTTTGGTTCCAATAGATAAGAAGATGACCAAAGCACCTAAGCATGGCGAGGCACGCAAGTAA
- the LOC18791687 gene encoding mannosyl-oligosaccharide glucosidase GCS1 isoform X1, with protein sequence MSATETSVRSRAKSHSDAEDDNDRDAVTLRRTETNSRPLRDRSRSHTSIGSFNVDLKRLLGLGAFGFFVALLFIFNLVNPVREANRARGLVRSSPTSELMDTLQSEGENKESLYWGTYRPRVYLGIRSRTPRSLIAGLMWIGGNDGKSFLRHVRKDSDELSIYSWAHHDDYNFGHQVIVDHDMNLATSFFKSKGEDSGYGGDWVVRIDVRSHKYSHKSKRNEEFWRSAHLFFYLADEDGNALTLGGDNLGIRESSPLASGLRTDIGSWQLHLKSRGDVEVHYFGFKMPHTHNLSDIVQEYLEPQVRKFGPLQLPDISDKSPNILVFQISAKIPFKTDIAFISGTDLESSRVEERVSSLTGTSLTSQLMEKQREFDTKFEKSFDQPDKIDQAADEFDKHAPPGFDKQVVSQALGFIQKAWGNAQRFVKDAQNGDTHTAIHHAVTEYKQFLFNQSAKLWVDQYPKVQSVAEKASSAASYWSQKYKHVVKDLTLKGYNISGLGYLPLVPIDKKMTKAPKHGEARK encoded by the exons ATGTCTGCAACTGAAACAAGTGTTCGAAGCAGAGCCAAATCCCACAGCGATGCAGAGGACGACAATGACCGCGACGCCGTTACTCTCCGGCGAACAGAGACCAATTCGAGGCCGCTTAGAGATAGAAGTAGAAGCCACACTTCAATTGGAAGTTTCAACGTCGACCTCAAGCGCCTGCTAGGGCTTGGCGCGTTTGGGTTCTTCGTCGCCTTGCTTTTTATCTTCAACCTTGTAAATCCTGTTCGAGAAGCTAACAGAGCTAGGGGACTCGTTAGGTCCTCCCCTACTTCAGAGCTCATGGATACCCTTCAG TCTGAAGGTGAGAACAAGGAGAGCTTGTATTGGGGAACATATCGCCCTCGTGTTTATCTCGGAATCCGTTCCAG GACCCCTCGGTCTTTGATTGCCGGGTTAATGTGGATTGGTGGAAATGACGGGAAAAGTTTCTTGCGCCATGTTCGCAAAGACTCTGATGAGCTGAGCATATATAGTTGGGCACATCATGATGACTACAATTTTGGACATCAAGTCATTGTTGACCATGACATGAACTTGGCCACAAGTTTCTTCAAATCTAAGGGGGAAGACAGTGGCTATGGAGGAGATTGGGTGGTTCGAATCGATGTGCGAAGCCATAAGTATAGCCACAA ATCTAAGCGGAATGAGGAATTTTGGAGAAGTGCGCATCTGTTTTTCTATTTGGCTGATGAAGATGGAAATGCTCTAACTTTAGGTGGTGATAATTTGGGAATTCGTGAGAGCTCTCCCCTTGCATCTGGTTTACGTACGGATATTGGAAGTTGGCAGCTACATCTAAAATCACGG GGTGATGTGGAAGTtcattattttggttttaagaTGCCTCATACTCACAATTTATCTGATATTGTCCAGGAATATCTTGAACCACAA GTAAGGAAGTTTGGTCCACTGCAGCTACCTGACATTTCTgataaatctccaaatattcTAGTTTTTCAG ATTTCTGCTAAGATTCCTTTCAAGACAgatattgcattcatatccGGAACTGATTTGGAAAGTTCAAGAGTAGAAGAACGTGTCAGCAGCCTCACAG GTACCTCACTGACCAGTCAACTGATGGAGAAGCAAAGAGAATTTGACACAAAATTTGAGAAGAGCTTTGATCAGCCTGACAAG ATAGATCAAGCCGCAGACGAGTTTGATAAGCATGCTCCTCCTGGTTTTGATAAGCAGGTTGTGAGCCAAGCTCTCGGTTTTATCCAGAAAGCATGGGGAAATGCCCAAAGATTTGTAAAGGATGCTCAAAATGGGGACACCCACACGGCTATTCATCATGCAGTTACAGAATATAAGCAGTTTCTCTTCAACCAATCTGCCAAGTTGTGGGTCGACCAGTACCCTAAAGTCCAGAGTGTGGCTGAGAAGGCTTCTTCAGCAGCTTCTTACTGGTCCCAGAAATACAAGCATGTGGTAAAGGACTTGACACTAAAAGGTTATAACATATCGGGCTTAGGCTACCTACCTTTGGTTCCAATAGATAAGAAGATGACCAAAGCACCTAAGCATGGCGAGGCACGCAAGTAA
- the LOC109946845 gene encoding uncharacterized protein LOC109946845 — protein MGKLTYFLGLQASYPTPGAIFVNQTKYARDLLHKAGMTICKPCPTPCKPHTQVLSTDGEPLKDPTLYRNIVGALQYLTFTRPDIAYSVNTVCQYMTNPTEVHFHTVKRILRYIQGTLTYVSWQSKRQGSVSRSSTEAEYRALAHTAADLAWIRQVLADLHMCLPTPPILYCDNLSALAFSSNPVFHSRIKHMDTDFHFMRERVQRKDLEVQYVPTEEQLADVFTKGLHSPIFLKHCTNLRLRNSVELEGG, from the exons ATGGGTAAATTGACTTACTTTCTTGGTCTGCAAGCGTCCTATCCTACACCTGGTGCAATCTTTGTCAATCAGACCAAGTACGCAAGGGATCTATTGCACAAGGCTGGTATGACTATATGTAAACCTTGTCCAACACCTTGTAAGCCACATACACAGGTGTTGTCTACTGATGGTGAACCTTTGAAGGATCCTACTCTATATAGAAACATTGTTGGAGCTTTACAATATTTAACCTTTACCAGACCAGATATAGCGTATTCAGTAAACACAGTCTGCCAGTACATGACCAATCCAACTGAAGTTCATTTTCATACGGTTAAAAGGATATTGAGGTATATACAGGGTACTCTTACATATG TTTCATGGCAGTCTAAAAGGCAAGGATCTGTGTCTCGCAGCTCCACTGAGGCAGAATATCGAGCATTGGCTCATACTGCAGCAGATTTAGCATGGATTCGTCAAGTGCTTGCAGATTTACATATGTGTCTTCCTACACCTCCTATCTTGTACTGTGACAATCTATCTGCATTGGCTTTTAGCTCCAATCCAGTGTTTCATTCACGTATCAAACATATGGATACTGATTTTCACTTCATGCGAGAAAGAGTTCAACGCAAAGATCTTGAAGTTCAGTATGTGCCAACAGAAGAACAGCTTGCAGATGTTTTTACAAAAGGATTGCACAGCCCCATATTTCTTAAGCATTGTACCAATCTCAGACTGAGGAACTCAGTTGAGCTTGAGGGAGGGTAA
- the LOC18789543 gene encoding nuclear pore complex protein NUP54, whose translation MFGAQASSSPFGLSSSTSVFGTPSSTPAFGTPSSTPAFGTPSSTPSFFTPSTPAFGTPSSSSFSTGGFGGSFFATPFSSQTQQQQQQTPSFQQPQSAGGFGFQSPFTTPQQPTPFPNSQLTTQMAPVAPLPFSLADRDIQAIVDAYKDEPGNPKYAFKHLLFSVTDPQFRVKPAGVSDIMWAEAMGKLEGLESTDRERLWPQLVQGFKDLSQRLKLQDEVLLSDAERLQMTQSNVKMLQRHFQADTLPWIERMRQKEQGLQRRLLRVMRLLEALEGKGFRLPLMKGEAELAEKLAAITRQLKGSGAELSRRVQNLVTISRVQENAIGAGGLVCLPGSTKIHEQSLADMQEVLQQQTEAIARLGNVLKRDIRDMEIIMAEETETTENMIMS comes from the exons ATGTTCGGAGCTCAAGCTTCCTCTTCTCCTTTCGGCCTGTCATCGTCAACCTCAGTCTTCGGAACGCCATCGTCAACCCCGGCCTTCGGGACGCCGTCGTCAACCCCGGCCTTCGGCACGCCGTCTTCAACCCCAAGCTTCTTCACTCCTTCGACCCCAGCCTTTGGAACTCCGTCGTCGTCTTCATTTTCCACTGGTGGCTTCGGCGGCTCCTTCTTCGCCACTCCATTCTCTTCTCAAACTcaacagcaacaacagcaGACGCCGTCGTTTCAACAACCTCAGTCTGCTGGTGGCTTTGGGTTTCAGAGTCCGTTCACTACGCCACAACAGCCGACTCCCTTCCCTAATTCTCAATTGACTACTCAGATGGCTCCTGTTGCTCCTCTCCCCTTCTCTCTTGCCGATCGCGATATTCAA GCAATTGTTGACGCTTACAAGGATGAGCCTGGAAACCCTAAATATGCTTTtaag CATTTGCTGTTTAGCGTAACTGATCCGCAGTTCAGGGTGAAGCCTGCTGGTGTATCAGAT ATAATGTGGGCAGAGGCTATGGGGAAGCTTGAAGGTCTGGAAAGTACTGACAGGGAACGCCTGTGGCCTCAGCTTGTTCAGGGTTTTAAAGATCTTTCGCAACGCTTGAAG CTCCAAGATGAAGTCCTTCTTTCAGATGCTGAGAGATTGCAAATGACCCAAAGCAATGTCAAGATG CTTCAAAGGCATTTTCAAGCTGACACTCTTCCTTGGATCGAAAGAATGAGACAAAAAGAACAAGGTCTTCAAAGGCGCCTTTTGAGG GTGATGAGACTACTGGAGGCACTTGAGGGCAAGGGTTTTCGGCTGCCTTTAATGAAAGGTGAAGCAGAATTGGCTGAGAAGTTAGCTGCAATTACTAGACAG TTGAAAGGATCGGGAGCTGAGTTATCTAGGAGGGTACAAAACCTGGTAACGATATCCCGTGTCCAAGAAAATGCTATTGGTGCTGGTGGTTTAGTCTGTCTTCCTGGATCAACCAAAATACATGAACAGAGTCTTGCTGATATGCAAGAG GTCTTACAACAGCAGACAGAAGCCATTGCAAGACTTGGCAATGTTTTGAAGCGCGATATTAGGGACATGGAGATTATTATGGCTGAGGAGACAGAAACAACAGAGAATATGATTATGAGCTAA
- the LOC18789500 gene encoding mannosyl-oligosaccharide glucosidase GCS1, with product MAGAGRRSARSRASSSRDDDDAKPNLRPPRGRGRNHTSIGIFNVDLRVLLGLSVIAFFAILFLIYNLINPIEQAQTPRVVTPFPAPKLMDLPQFQGEHKESLYWGTYRPNVYLGIRARTPRSLIAGLMWISIKDGRYVMRHVCQDSDELSKYGWEQHDGRNFGHQVIVDQDMNLATSFLKSKGEDSGYGGDWAVRIDVQNHKSKGKEELLTSAHLFFYLADEDGNALNIGRDTLEIHENSLLASGSRMDIGSWQLHLKSQDDLEVHYAGFKTPHIHNLSDLVQENLGLQVRKFGRLQLPDTSDDSPNILVFQISARTPFRTDVAFISGTGLESPRLEERVGSHTGTSLTSQLKEKQREFDAKFGKSFNLVDKLDSESIVAGKAAIGNLLGGIGYFFGQSKIAISGNMNPGNHDDSILYWPAELYTAVPSRPFFPRGFLWDEGFHQLLVWRWDIHISLDIIGHWLDLMNIDGWIPREQILGAEALSKVPSDYVVQIPTNGNPPALLLALNDLVHGLKKNKFTAAESDAISSFLERAFVRLEAWFQWFNTTQSGKEVGSYYWHGRDHTTTRELNPKTLTSGLDDYPRASHPSEDERHVDLRCWMLLAADCMHSIAELFEKENKSGKEYGNTVKLLSDFEILNQMHYDDAYGTYLDFGNHTEKVRLVWKETMVGHNYATRELVREVLESPKLRLVPHIGPVSLFPFIARIIPAESRILEKQLDLISNRSILWTKFGLRSLAKTSSLYMKYNTEHDAPYWRGPIWMNMNYMILSSLHHYSRVDGPYREKARTIYEDLRGNLIRNVVQNYHKNGFFREQYDQRNGKGKGARVFNGWTSLVLLIMAEAYSS from the exons ATGGCTGGAGCTGGAAGAAGAAGTGCTCGAAGCAGAGCCAGCTCCTCTAGAGACGATGACGATGCAAAGCCCAATTTGAGGCCACCCAGAGGTAGAGGTAGAAATCATACTTCAATTGGAATTTTCAACGTCGATCTCAGAGTCCTGCTAGGGCTTAGCGTGATCGCCTTCTTCGCCATCTTGTTTTTGATCTATAACCTCATCAACCCCATCGAACAAGCTCAGACGCCTAGGGTTGTTACGCCCTTCCCTGCTCCAAAGCTCATGGACCTTCCTCAG TTTCAAGGTGAGCACAAGGAGAGCTTGTATTGGGGAACATATCGGCCTAACGTTTATCTCGGAATCCGCGCCAG GACTCCTCGATCTTTGATAGCCGGGTTAATGTGGATTAGTATAAAGGATGGGAGATATGTCATGCGGCATGTTTGCCAAGATTCTGATGAATTGAGCAAATATGGTTGGGAACAACATGATGGGCGCAATTTTGGACATCAAGTCATTGTTGACCAGGACATGAACTTGGCCACAAGTTTCTTGAAATCCAAGGGGGAAGACAGTGGCTATGGAGGAGATTGGGCAGTTCGAATTGATGTGCAGAACCACAA ATCTAAGGGGAAAGAGGAACTTTTGACAAGTGCGCATCTCTTTTTCTATTTGGCCGATGAAGATGGAAATGCTCTAAATATAGGCAGAGATACCTTGGAGATTCATGAGAACTCTCTCCTCGCCTCTGGTTCACGTATGGACATTGGAAGTTGGCAGCTACATCTAAAATCACAG GATGATTTGGAAGTTCATTATGCTGGTTTTAAGACGCCTCATATTCACAACTTATCTGATCTTGTCCAGGAAAATCTTGGACTACAA GTTAGGAAGTTTGGTCGACTGCAGCTACCTGACACGTCTGATGATTCTCCAAATATTCTAGTTTTTCAG ATTTCTGCTAGGACTCCTTTCAGGACAGATGTTGCATTCATATCTGGAACTGGGTTGGAAAGTCCAAGACTAGAAGAACGTGTTGGCAGCCATACAG GTACCTCACTGACCAGTCAACTGAAGGAGAAGCAAAGGGAATTTGACGCAAAATTTGGGAAGAGCTTTAATCTGGTTGACAAG CTTGATTCTGAATCTATTGTTGCTGGTAAAGCTGCTATAGGAAACTTGTTGGGTGGCATTGGCTACTTCTTCGGACAGTCAAAAATAGCCATATCTGGGAATATGAAT CCGGGAAATCATGATGATTCTATTTTATATTGGCCTGCCGAGCTTTATACAGCTGTTCCAAGTCGGCCCTTCTTTCCAAGGGGATTTTTGTGGGATGAAGGCTTTCATCAGCTTTTGGTCTG GCGTTGGGATATCCATATTTCCTTGGACATCATAGGACACTGGTTAGATCTGATGAATATTGATGGATGGATTCCACGTGAGCAAATTTTAGGTGCTGAAGCTCTAAG TAAAGTCCCCAGTGATTATGTTGTTCAGATTCCAACAAATGGAAATCCACCAGCTCTACTTTTAGCGTTAAATG ACCTAGTTCATGgcttaaagaaaaacaagtttaCTGCTGCTGAAAGCGATGCGATCTCTTCATTCCTAGAACGAGCTTTTGTTCGCCTAGAAGCATGGTTTCAATGGTTCAACACTACCCAGTCAG GGAAGGAAGTTGGCAGCTACTACTGGCATGGGAGAGACCACACAACAACTAGGGAACTAAACCCGAAG ACGCTGACTTCTGGATTGGATGATTATCCACGTGCTTCTCACCCGAGTGAGGATGAACGCCATGTAGATCTTAGATGCTGGATGCTACTTGCAGCAGATTGCATGCATTCCATTGCAGAGCTGtttgagaaggaaaataaatctgGAAAG GAATACGGTAATACGGTTAAGTTACTCTCGGATTTTGAAATTCTGAATCAG ATGCACTATGATGATGCATATGGAACTTATCTTGATTTTGGAAATCATACGGAAAAG GTTCGTTTAGTTTGGAAAGAAACGATGGTAGGACACAATTATGCAACTCGAGAGCTCGTGAGGGAGGTGTTAGAAAGCCCCAAATTGAGACTGGTTCCTCATATCGGCCCTGTTAGTCTTTTCCCCTTCATTGCAAGGATTATTCCAGCA GAATCAAGGATTTTGGAAAAACAGCTAGACCTTATATCGAACCGTAGTATCTTATGGACAAAGTTTGGACTCCGCTCTCTTGCCAAAACAAG TTCCTTGTACATGAAATACAATACAGAACATGATGCTCCATATTGGAGGGGTCCAATATGGATGAACATGAATTACATGATTCTTTCATCACTCCATCATTACTCTAGAG TGGATGGGCCATATAGGGAAAAAGCGAGAACCATCTACGAAGACTTGAGAGGCAATTTGATTAG AAATGTGGTTCAGAATTATCACAAAAATGGGTTCTTCCGGGAACAATATGATCAGAGGAATGGCAAGGGAAAAGGTGCCCGCGTATTCAATGGCTGGACATCTCTTGTGTTATTAATCATGGCAGAAGCTTACTCTAGCTAG
- the LOC18791687 gene encoding mannosyl-oligosaccharide glucosidase GCS1 isoform X3, translated as MSATETSVRSRAKSHSDAEDDNDRDAVTLRRTETNSRPLRDRSRSHTSIGSFNVDLKRLLGLGAFGFFVALLFIFNLVNPVREANRARGLVRSSPTSELMDTLQSEGENKESLYWGTYRPRVYLGIRSRTPRSLIAGLMWIGGNDGKSFLRHVRKDSDELSIYSWAHHDDYNFGHQVIVDHDMNLATSFFKSKGEDSGYGGDWVVRIDVRSHKYSHKSKRNEEFWRSAHLFFYLADEDGNALTLGGDNLGIRESSPLASGLRTDIGSWQLHLKSRGDVEVHYFGFKMPHTHNLSDIVQEYLEPQVRKFGPLQLPDISDKSPNILVFQISAKIPFKTDIAFISGTDLESSRVEERVSSLTGTSLTSQLMEKQREFDTKFEKSFDQPDKVVSQALGFIQKAWGNAQRFVKDAQNGDTHTAIHHAVTEYKQFLFNQSAKLWVDQYPKVQSVAEKASSAASYWSQKYKHVVKDLTLKGYNISGLGYLPLVPIDKKMTKAPKHGEARK; from the exons ATGTCTGCAACTGAAACAAGTGTTCGAAGCAGAGCCAAATCCCACAGCGATGCAGAGGACGACAATGACCGCGACGCCGTTACTCTCCGGCGAACAGAGACCAATTCGAGGCCGCTTAGAGATAGAAGTAGAAGCCACACTTCAATTGGAAGTTTCAACGTCGACCTCAAGCGCCTGCTAGGGCTTGGCGCGTTTGGGTTCTTCGTCGCCTTGCTTTTTATCTTCAACCTTGTAAATCCTGTTCGAGAAGCTAACAGAGCTAGGGGACTCGTTAGGTCCTCCCCTACTTCAGAGCTCATGGATACCCTTCAG TCTGAAGGTGAGAACAAGGAGAGCTTGTATTGGGGAACATATCGCCCTCGTGTTTATCTCGGAATCCGTTCCAG GACCCCTCGGTCTTTGATTGCCGGGTTAATGTGGATTGGTGGAAATGACGGGAAAAGTTTCTTGCGCCATGTTCGCAAAGACTCTGATGAGCTGAGCATATATAGTTGGGCACATCATGATGACTACAATTTTGGACATCAAGTCATTGTTGACCATGACATGAACTTGGCCACAAGTTTCTTCAAATCTAAGGGGGAAGACAGTGGCTATGGAGGAGATTGGGTGGTTCGAATCGATGTGCGAAGCCATAAGTATAGCCACAA ATCTAAGCGGAATGAGGAATTTTGGAGAAGTGCGCATCTGTTTTTCTATTTGGCTGATGAAGATGGAAATGCTCTAACTTTAGGTGGTGATAATTTGGGAATTCGTGAGAGCTCTCCCCTTGCATCTGGTTTACGTACGGATATTGGAAGTTGGCAGCTACATCTAAAATCACGG GGTGATGTGGAAGTtcattattttggttttaagaTGCCTCATACTCACAATTTATCTGATATTGTCCAGGAATATCTTGAACCACAA GTAAGGAAGTTTGGTCCACTGCAGCTACCTGACATTTCTgataaatctccaaatattcTAGTTTTTCAG ATTTCTGCTAAGATTCCTTTCAAGACAgatattgcattcatatccGGAACTGATTTGGAAAGTTCAAGAGTAGAAGAACGTGTCAGCAGCCTCACAG GTACCTCACTGACCAGTCAACTGATGGAGAAGCAAAGAGAATTTGACACAAAATTTGAGAAGAGCTTTGATCAGCCTGACAAG GTTGTGAGCCAAGCTCTCGGTTTTATCCAGAAAGCATGGGGAAATGCCCAAAGATTTGTAAAGGATGCTCAAAATGGGGACACCCACACGGCTATTCATCATGCAGTTACAGAATATAAGCAGTTTCTCTTCAACCAATCTGCCAAGTTGTGGGTCGACCAGTACCCTAAAGTCCAGAGTGTGGCTGAGAAGGCTTCTTCAGCAGCTTCTTACTGGTCCCAGAAATACAAGCATGTGGTAAAGGACTTGACACTAAAAGGTTATAACATATCGGGCTTAGGCTACCTACCTTTGGTTCCAATAGATAAGAAGATGACCAAAGCACCTAAGCATGGCGAGGCACGCAAGTAA